A single genomic interval of Chiloscyllium punctatum isolate Juve2018m chromosome 35, sChiPun1.3, whole genome shotgun sequence harbors:
- the LOC140459630 gene encoding neurofilament medium polypeptide-like: MSYILETVSSPSSYRRLESRTYSSRAVASRPQPWSRVSAPAPVLTSASYRRLASAVQAPRAYSSSDSLDLSQSSGLNGDYRGVGGRNEKELLQGLNDRFAGYIDKVHCLEQHNKQLEAEIQAQRQKQAGHGQLGEVYEQELRELRSLIEQVNQDKALLQLQSEHLEEDLQRLRERCEDEARLRDDTEAHVRAFRKETEDSALIKLEMEKKAQSLQEELAFLRANHEEELADLFAQIQASQVTLERKEPLKGDLSSALKEIRSQLEGHSAKNLQQTEEWFQCRYAKLNEAAELNKDAIRSAREEINEYRRQLQSKCIELESVRGTKDSLERQINDIEDRHNADVSNYQETVQQLENELRNTKWEMARHLREYQDLLNVKMALDIEIAAYRKLLEGEESRYTFSGSITGPSFPYRPPTTPTAPAKVQKTKEAPKMKVQHKFVEEIIEETKVENEKAELDELDLSEAVEKAAGEAIAKEEEAVEEVVVATVKTAVQAQPEKKGEEKKEEEEEEEKEEEERGEREGDAVQAEGEQEGAEETEAEEKIESVKVEESKAVPEEQGKEASEQEEEEGEVTKKEEAGEEPEKAATENGEEGAEEDAKKSEEAVDKKVISEKKVDTGEGGKEVATDVKSPQKEEAKIEVEVKSPKEEKSPEAEEKKDEVKSKDEVKSKDETKSKDEGTTINGEIEEKGDDTKDKEEEPQIISNGVDQSPTKEEDSDIVSHMKTATKTIQKVIDDDDGMTKHIKEITKSVTVTQTMEETEEVVQETIVSTKTVEKTSHSVIKKEEDHE; encoded by the exons ATGAGCTACATCCTAGAGACGGTGAGCAGTCCGTCCTCCTATCGGAGGCTGGAGAGCCGGACTTACAGCAGCCGGGCGGTCGCCTCTCGCCCTCAGCCGTGGTCTCGGGTTAGTGCACCAGCGCCGGTGCTCACCTCGGCGTCCTACCGGCGCCTGGCCAGCGCGGTGCAGGCTCCCCGCGCCTACAGCTCCTCGGACAGCCTGGACCTGAGTCAGTCCAGCGGCCTGAACGGAGATTACCGGGGCGTCGGCGGCCGCAACGAGAAGGAGCTGCTGCAGGGGCTGAACGACCGCTTCGCCGGCTACATCGACAAGGTGCACTGCCTGGAGCAGCACAACAAGCAGCTGGAGGCTGAGATCCAGGCTCAGCGGCAGAAGCAAGCCGGCCACGGGCAGCTGGGGGAGGTGTACGAGCAGGAGCTGAGGGAACTGCGGAGCCTGATCGAGCAGGTCAACCAAGACAAGGCGCTGCTGCAGCTGCAGAGCGAGCACCTGGAGGAGGACCTGCAGCGCCTCAGGGAGCGCTGTGAGGACGAGGCCAGGCTGAGGGACGACACCGAGGCCCACGTCAGGGCCTTCCGGAAAGAAACCGAGGACTCGGCGCTCATCAAGCTGGAGATGGAGAAGAAAGCCCAGTCCCTGCAAGAGGAGCTGGCCTTCCTCCGGGCCAACCACGAGGAGGAGCTGGCCGACCTCTTCGCCCAGATCCAGGCGTCTCAGGTGACGCTGGAGCGCAAGGAGCCGCTCAAGGGCGACCTGAGCTCGGCGCTGAAGGAGATCCGCTCGCAGCTGGAGGGCCACTCGGCCAAGAACCTGCAGCAGACCGAGGAGTGGTTCCAGTGCCGCTACGCCAAGCTGAACGAGGCGGCCGAGCTCAATAAGGACGCGATCCGCTCCGCCCGGGAGGAGATCAACGAGTACCGCCGCCAACTGCAGTCCAAGTGCATCGAGCTGGAGTCGGTCCGGGGCACCAAGGACTCCCTGGAGAGGCAGATCAACGACATCGAGGACCGTCACAACGCCGATGTGTCCAACTATCAG GAAACAGTCCAACAGCTGGAGAATGAGCTGCGCAACACCAAGTGGGAAATGGCCCGTCACCTGCGGGAATACCAAGATTTGTTAAACGTGAAAATGGCTTTGGATATCGAGATTGCTGCTTACAG GAAACTGTTGGAAGGTGAAGAATCCAGGTATACTTTCTCTGGAAGCATCACTGGCCCCTCCTTCCCCTATCGACCCCCGACCACCCCCACAGCCCCCGCCAAAGTGCAGAAAACCAAAGAAGCCCCCAAGATGAAAGTGCAGCATAAATTCGTGGAAGAGATCATCGAAGAAACCAAAGTGGAGAACGAGAAAGCGGAACTGGACGAGCTGGACCTATCTGAGGCAGTGGAAAAGGCTGCAGGTGAAGCCATAGCCAAGGAAGAGGAAGCAGTGGAAGAGGTCGTTGTAGCCACAGTCAAGACTGCAGTCCAGGCTCAACCAGAAAAAAAGGGTGAGGAAAAGaaggaggaagaagaggaggaggaaaaggaagaagaagagagaggtgaaagagaaGGTGATGCTGTCCAGGCAGAAGGGGAGCAGGAAGGGGCAGAAGAAACTGAAGCCGAGGAGAAGATTGAAAGCGTGAAGGTGGAGGAATCAAAAGCTGTGCCAGAGGAGCAGGGGAAGGAAGCAAGTGAgcaggaggaggaagagggagaaGTCACCAAGAAAGAAGAAGCTGGTGAAGAGCCTGAAAAGgcagccacagaaaatggagaggaaggagcagaggaaGATGCTAAGAAGAGTGAGGAAGCAGTCGATAAGAAGGTCATTTCTGAGAAAAAGGTCGACACAGGTGAAGGGGGCAAGGAGGTAGCAACCGATGTCAAatcaccacagaaagaggaagcCAAAATAGAAGTGGAGGTCAAATCACCAAAAGAAGAGAAATCCCCAGAAGCTGAGGAAAAGAAGGATGAAGTCAAGTCAAAGGATGAAGTCAAGTCAAAGGATGAAACCAAGTCAAAAGATGAAGGCACAACCATCAATGGAGAGATTGAAGAGAAAGGGGATGACACCAAGGACAAGGAGGAAGAGCCACAAATCATTTCCAATGGGGTTGACCAGAGTCCCACAAAGGAGGAGGACTCTGACATAGTCTCCCACATGAAGACTGCAACAAAGACTAtccagaaggtcattgatgatgaTGACGGGATGACCAAACACATCAAGGAGATCACCAAATCTGTCACGGTAACTCAGACAATGGAGGAGACAGAAGAGGTGGTCCAGGAGACGATAGTGTCTACGAAGACGGTGGAGAAAACCTCACACTCAGTCATAAAGAAGGAGGAGGATCATGAGTGA
- the neflb gene encoding neurofilament light chain b encodes MSTASYESYFHKRRFGDSAAPRSYGAVQHFRSNFGGNVKAVYSSYSSPAFTTRKAHSVSSALDTFDLSQASAVSSEFKAVRTQEKAQLQELNDRFANFIEKVHELEQQNKVLEAELSLLRQKQGGPSRLKGIYEQELRELRLALDDARHERQAAQNERDHLEESLKNLQARYEEELLNREDAEGRLMEARKGSDEAALARAEVDKRIESLMDEIAFLKKIHEEEIAELQAQVQYAQVSVEVDMGKPDLSSALREIRCQYEKVAAKNMQSAEDWYKTRFAVLAENASKDSDATRQARDEVIEYRRQVKAKTLEIDGVRGMNDALERQLLELDEKQGGEISALQDAISQLENELRTTKNEMGRYLKEYQDLLNVKMALDIEIAAYRKLLEGEETRITYTNVGSMISGYSQTAAAPVYSRSSYSLQSSAYGLSSRAGLYSSYPSSSQVEEELLQQTRSLAAQLQPPADKAEDMEGEEEEGGEENGEEAEAKENGEEEEEKEDEEEESEEGGEAEGEKKEEEEEEKQEESEEKGNDADKQSAEKK; translated from the exons ATGAGCACCGCGAGCTACGAGTCTTACTTCCACAAGAGGCGCTTTGGGGACAGCGCGGCGCCCAGGAGCTATGGAGCTGTCCAGCACTTCAGGAGCAACTTCGGAGGCAATGTCAAAGCGGTCTACAGCTCTTACTCCAGCCCGGCCTTCACCACTCGCAAGGCCCACAGCGTCTCGTCCGCCCTGGACACCTTCGACTTGAGCCAGGCGAGCGCCGTGAGCAGCGAGTTCAAGGCGGTGCGGACCCAGGAGAAGGCGCAGCTGCAGGAGCTGAACGACCGCTTCGCCAACTTCATCGAGAAGGTCCACGAGCTGGAGCAGCAGAACAAGGTGCTGGAGGCCGAGCTCTCCCTGCTCCGCCAGAAGCAAGGCGGCCCGTCCCGCCTCAAGGGCATCTACGAGCAGGAGCTGCGGGAGCTGAGGCTGGCGCTGGACGACGCCCGGCACGAAAGGCAGGCGGCGCAGAACGAGAGGGACCACCTGGAGGAGAGCCTGAAGAACCTCCAGGCTCGCTACGAGGAGGAGCTGCTGAACCGGGAGGACGCCGAGGGCCGCCTGATGGAAGCCAGGAAGGGCTCGGACGAGGCGGCGCTGGCCAGGGCCGAGGTGGACAAGAGGATCGAGAGCCTGATGGACGAGATCGCCTTCCTGAAGAAGATCCACGAGGAGGAGATCGCCGAGCTGCAGGCCCAGGTGCAGTACGCCCAGGTCTCGGTGGAAGTGGACATGGGCAAGCCGGACCTCTCCTCTGCGCTGAGGGAGATCCGCTGCCAGTACGAGAAGGTGGCGGCCAAGAACATGCAGTCGGCCGAAGACTGGTACAAGACCCGCTTCGCCGTGCTGGCCGAGAACGCCTCCAAGGACAGCGACGCGACCAGGCAAGCCCGGGACGAGGTGATCGAGTACAGGCGCCAGGTCAAAGCCAAGACGCTGGAGATCGACGGCGTTCGGGGAATGAACGACGCCCTGGAGAGGCAACTGCTGGAACTGGATGAGAAACAGGGAGGCGAGATCAGTGCCCTACAG GATGCCATTAGCCAGCTGGAGAATGAGCTGAGAACCACCAAGAATGAGATGGGTCGCTACCTGAAAGAATACCAGGATCTCCTGAACGTGAAGATGGCCCTGGACATTGAGATCGCGGCGTACAG GAAACTGCTGGAGGGAGAGGAAACACGCATCACCTACACCAACGTGGGCAGCATGATCAGCGGCTACTCTCAGACTGCTGCCGCCCCGGTGTACAGCCGCTCCAGCTACTCCCTTCAGAGTAGCGCCTACGGCCTGTCCAGCAGAGCCGGCCTGTACAGCTCCTATCCCAGCAGCAGCCAGGTGGAGGAGGAACTGCTCCAGCAGACCCGCTCATTGGCTGCGCAGCTCCAGCCTCCAGCAGACAAAGCGGAAGACATGGAAG GTGAAGAAGAGGAAGGAGGAGAAGAAAATGGAGAAGAGGCAGAAGCAAAGGAGAACGGAGAGGAAGAGGAGGAAAAGGAAGATGAGGAGGAGGAAAGCGAGGAAGGAGGTGAGGCTGAaggagagaagaaagaagaggaagaagaagagaAACAGGAAGAAAGTGAAGAAAAAGGAAATGATGCTGATAAACAGAGCGCAGAAAAGAAGTAG